The segment AGAAAGTAAACCGAGTAACCGGTAACTGCAAAAAATAATGCAGGAATGTTTGAGGATGTAACGTCTCCTAAATTTGACGTTATGGGTGGGAGAGGGTGTGTAACTAAGATGTAATACTAGCGACAGAACGCtaagttttaaaacttaatagtgaaagaaaaaataatgttctgGGAGGAACGCCTGGAAGACCCATGCAATTGCTGCACGATATCTCCTTAAGGACCGGAACATTTCTCACCCTGAAGACAAAAGTCCCTGTGTTCTCGATTCAGCCCACATCCCTCAGCACCATTTCCATGCCCATCATTTAGGCAGAATGCCACGGAGACGACGTTAAAAGTGGAATTCATCATTCTGGCTTGCAACCCATCTTGTTCTTTTGCCAGAACAGAGCACAGCAACTGGCTCCTCAATCTCTGCCCCTCCCAAACGCCCGCAGCCGGGCCCTATCTCCATCCCGCCGGCCTCTGTGGCAAGGGGCTCGCGAGCTCTGGTTGGTTTGGTCGAAGCTTCCGTCACACGCCAGCTCACCTACGATTGGTTGGCAAAGCGTGCGCGAACCGCCCCGCCTGGCGAGGCACTGGGGGGGGGTGCTTGCGGATCCCGCGACAGATTTTTTTCCCGATTGGTTGAAAGAGGAAAGTCACGTGGTATGGGGAGGCTCTCTTATTGGTAGTGAATGGTACCATGGGGTGCAGAGACATGACGTGGTTGGCTAGAATGAATCCCAGCTTCCCACTAGATGCCCCTAGCCGGCTGTTGCTATGAGGTGTCCCGGGGCCTTCCGGCTGCCGGTCGGGGTTCCGCTCTCCAGGTTTTCAATTCACCAGTGGCTGACAGGGCGTGGGCAGAGCTCGACTGCAGTTCGGCACTGAAAGGAGCGGATCTAGAAGAAATGTGGGCGGGTCCAGAGGATTGGTGGGCGGGACCCTGGCGACGTCAGCAGGCTTGGACCCAACTTCCGTGGTGTGTGGCCGCCTCTGGCTCGCCCCTGTGGCGCGCTGCCGGAGGGGGCTGTCACCCTCCTATCAATGTCCTAACACTCCAAAGCTTCGTTTTGTTGCGTTTACACAACTTCAGGCAGAAGCCTGTAGGTGCCCGTCCCCTTAAAGCTACACATGCTAATACAAGATAAAACCAAACTCTAGAAGTGCTGACAGACTGGGTGGCATCGGGCAAAGGCCCTCGCGGTCCCTCTTGGGCCTTGGGCATCTCTCCCCTTCACTCCTCGCCTCAGGGTAAAGCTTGGAGGTAGCTCTGGCCCCTCCACCATCGCATCTCCGCCGAATTCTGAACGTGGGAGTCTCAGGTTGACTGCTCCCAGCTCGGGCGGGAACTGCGCATGCTCGGTACGTAGGCCCTGGGGTCTGACTGGGCGCGCAGGGTTCGGCGCTGCTGGGCAGTCGCGGTGCTTGTTTATCTCCGCGACGGCAGAAGCTTCGGAGCCGCGCAGAGCCTCTCGGGAGCGCCCGCGGCCGGTCGCCTAGGCGACGGGGACGGGGGCGAGGCTGTGCCGCGGGCTCCGCCCCGGCCGCCGGGCCCCGCCCCTGGCCGCGCTGCGGCTGGGGCTCGGGCGCGCGCTCCAGCGCTGGGGgtagcggcggcggcggcggcggcggcgggcggggaTCTGGGCGTGGAGGCGcgaggggcggggcgggcggcACTGCGGGCCCGCGGCTCGGGCGGCTCGGGCGGCTCCGGCGGCTCACGCTCTGTCTCCCTGCTCGCCCTCAGTCCCACCCGGTGCCCACGGGGCCGCATCGCCGCCCGGCTCGGCCCATGCCTAGGGCCGCTGCTCCCTcagctgccgccgccgccgccggcgcCCGGGGGGCCGCCGCGGCTGTGAGGTGGGGGCGGCCGCGGGAGGCGGCTGGGCGGGCCGccggggccggggctgggggcGCAGCGCGGCCGGCGTAGGTCTATgtcgcgggcggcggcggcggcggcggccgcggaGGGACGATGCGCGAGTACAAAGTGGTGGTGCTGGGCTCGGGCGGGGTAGGCAAATCCGCCCTGACCGTGCAGTTCGTGACCGGTACCTTCATCGAGAAATACGACCCCACCATCGAGGACTTCTACCGCAAGGAGATCGAGGTGGATTCGTCGCCGTCGGTGCTGGAAATCCTGGACACGGCGGGCACCGAGCAGTTCGCGTCCATGCGGGACCTGTACATCAAGAACGGCCAGGGCTTCATCCTCGTCTACAGCCTAGTCAACCAGCAGAGCTTCCAGGACATCAAGCCCATGCGGGACCAGATCATCCGCGTGAAGCGGTGAGCGAGGGCGCAGGGGGCTTGGCGGCTGCATCCCGGAGTCACCGTCCCGGGGCCAGAACTCCCCGCGCGGGGCTCTGGGGAGGGGGCTGTCTGGGGGGTGGCTCCGAGCTGGAGGCTTTACTATTGTcattctgctcctcctcctcaatCTCAAATTCGAGTGCTTTGTTTCACAACTAAAATTTGGCATCCTGTTAGCCCACAGAACAGCTCTTTGTCTCTTGGCCGTTGTTAGCATTGCTTGTACAGAGCCCCCAAGGAAACAAAGTTTAAAACTTGCAGAGGGGAAGGGAGTGGATGGGTTTGTGTTGGGAAGAGAGGAACTGTGCAGGTATAGTTGAGACATTTGCAGACTGAACAACAACAGTCTGCCTTGGCAATGTTTGACAGCAAAAATCGCTCACACACCTATACAGTAAAGTCAAGTCCAGAGGAAAGAGACCTTTCTCATCTCGTTAAAGGTTTATGGTTCCAAGGCGTTTTACAAAAAGTAAGTCTCTAATTTAGAGCAAAACTTTAAAGACAGATTATCAAATTTTTTGAAGACATCGTAAGCTAAATGGGGTTTCGAGAATATTAACATAGAGGAGTGCAAATAAGCCATTCACAGGAGGAAAAGAATGCAGCTtagctgtttgtttttgtttttaatatagccGCCTTAaccgcttcaaaaaaaaaaaaaaaaaaaagttcctggaAACAAAACAGAAGCTTCTTCAAAAGTGTGACTCAAGTATTAGCTAATTTAAAGTTAACGTTAATAagcctttttatatatataaattgttttctattctaAAGTATACATTTTGGAAATATGGCTGATTacttaaatgatttaaaatgtttgttttctcttaaatTCACTGAGTATATTTTTCCGTGTAATTTCAAGCATTAGAAATGTGATAATATCTTAGTGCAAAGTTTTGGCAGATTTTTCTAATTATCATTTAATTACACATTACCGTTTTATCCAGTTGTTGTTAGTTAAAGCCTGCTGATAATTTTGGTGtcctttttttcttgccttattctaCCTAGAGCCTAAATCTGAAGACCTTTATTGAAAGATGGTTGTAAGTGCACTGTAGACATAATCACATTGTACGTCAGTTTGAGTCCACTCATTTTGAAAGAGCAAGGACCAAGTTATGTGTGCCCAGGGGATGCTCAAAAACTCATTACGAGTAGTGGGTTTTTAATGCAACCTGTGAGATCAAAGAGAAGGCTCTCTCTCCATTGCTCCACCCCCCCCCCTTAACTACTTGAGTATGCACTTTAATAGCTGAACTAAAATTGTGCATGTTATTCATCCTTGTGTTAAATTCCAAACTAGAATAAAGCAGATACTTGCGTGGTCTCTGCTGCTAAGATTTGCGAATTTGATAGCTTTTTACTTCTCCAGTATCATTTTCCTAAAGTTAAACTTAGTATGAGGATGGCATTTAAGGGGCTACATTTAAGTGACTTAAATCCTTATTACCCCCTCCCCCAATACCACACaattagaaagaaacaaaccaaaccaaaccaactgCAGGGTAGTCTGATACATCGCCACATGTTAATGTTAGGCCAAATGTATACGTCAAAAAATAATCTAAGTAAATGTCCCAATTTCCTCACCCTTCACATTTAGATATGCAGGCATAAAGATATGAAGATGCAGATATACAATGATAAAGCCACATACCCATGGCTAACTTCTTGAAGCCTAGGgaacaaatatggcaaaatatttttGGATAATATGGTCCACGTAATTTTGTAGTTTCTTGTAATTTAGTGCAGATTACTTTTCTCAGTTATAATAATAGGTTAGTCTAAACTCAGTATATTGGagcaatgtatttattttcattatggcccagaggaaaaaaagagtaaaattctgCATGCCCAGATATCATTTTACTCACTAGTCTCAGTTCTTGATATAAAAAGATCATCGATCAGCTGAAGTAGAGTTCATAAATTCTTTCACCAGAATTCAACCATTGTATACGTAAGAACCTCTTGGACCCTCACTTATGTGTCTTTGTAATACAGTAGTAGTACGGTATTTTACACCTCATCATAATCCCAGCATCTGGCTTCCCATCATTGATGGAGAGGACGTgtgaatgcaggtggcctctcaGTATTTGATATCTACTGTCAAATTCAGTATTCAGCTTTAGGTCTAGGTCAGCACTTTTCAATAGAGATATAAcgtgagccacatatgtaattttaacatTCCTagtagctgattttttttaaataacataaatatgtggaattaattttaataatgtattttatttaacccaccatatttaaaatagaatcatTTCGACATGTCAATATTCAGAAATTATTGATAGGATACTTTACTTTTTTGTACTGTGCCCTTGAAGTTTGGTATGTGTTTGAcgtagcacatctcaattcaaacaagtcacatttcaagtgctcagtagccacatgtggccacaGGCTGCCATATTGGACAACAGAGGTCTAAGGTGTATATGATTTGGGGAAATGCTTGCTTATTtctctaaacttcagtttccttatctgtgaaatagaGATTAATATGCACCTTCAAGAGTccttgtaagaattaaatgagataatgtattttaAGATACCCAAAACAATACCTAGTACACAGAAGTTGCTCAAAAAATTCTAGCTGTCATTCTTACTTTAATAACTTTGTCATTTATCTTCCTTAAATTTTACCCTtgatataaatgtaattttagaagaaataaatttgtaattGCATTTTGGAATTCATTATTTAGTATAGGCAAGATGAGACTAAAAAGCAATGAGGTTAAAATAATCCTTGGAAGAACTGTGTTGgtattctctttaaatattttctcttatgaaGGATCTGATGGAAAAGGGCATGAGAATGAACATTTAACTTCAAGTACAGTGTAGCAATAATGCACAGCACTAATGCATAGCCAAACGACGAATGgagcttttcatttttcattttcatttcaaataatagCAGTCATTTTCAAGGATTTCTATTActtgaaatatttcacttttaagaaatataaaaactccCTTAAGTGTCTATAAGTGTACATACCTCCATATACATACACGACCTCTTATCAAAGCCAAGTGGACCAACTGAAAATGGCTGTAT is part of the Macaca thibetana thibetana isolate TM-01 chromosome 17, ASM2454274v1, whole genome shotgun sequence genome and harbors:
- the RAP2A gene encoding ras-related protein Rap-2a, which codes for MREYKVVVLGSGGVGKSALTVQFVTGTFIEKYDPTIEDFYRKEIEVDSSPSVLEILDTAGTEQFASMRDLYIKNGQGFILVYSLVNQQSFQDIKPMRDQIIRVKRYEKVPVILVGNKVDLESEREVSSNEGRALAEEWGCPFMETSAKSKTMVDELFAEIVRQMNYAAQPDKDDPCCSACNIQ